The Amycolatopsis endophytica genome includes the window GCGGCACCCTCGTCAGCCCGCGTGCCGGGGGCAGGTGCCGCCCCGGGTAGCGGTGGGTGATCAGCAGGTCCAGCTCACCGGACACCACCAGGTCGTAGCCCTCCGGCGGTTCCAGGTCGGCCAGGCGCAGCCGCGTCTCCGGATGGGTCCGCCGGAACTCGCCGATGACCTGCGGCAACAGCACCTGGCCCGCGGTGGCGAAGGTGCCGACGGTCAGCGTCGCCGGTGGCCGGTCACGCAGGGCCGCAAGCGCTTGCTCCGCCTCACGCAGCTCGCCGACGATCGCCTCGCCGTGCCGCACCAGGACGCGACCCGCCTCGGTCAGCGACGTGCCGGTGGCCCGGCGCTCCAGCAGCGCGCACCCGGCCTCGCGTTCGAGCCGGGCCAGTTGCTGGGACAGCGCGGACGCGGTGAAACCCATGGTGCGCGCCGCCGTCGCGATGGATCCGGCGTGGGCGACCTCGACGAGGACGCGGAGTCGTTCGGCGACGAGCATGCCGTAAGTATCGCTAATGCCCGGCCACCGTAAAGCGCTGGCGGCTTACGGCCGGGGTGCGCACAGTGGAGACATGACCACCACCGTCGTCCCCGACGTGACCGCCGCCGCGGACCGCATCCGCCCGCACGTCCGCCACACCCCGCTGCTGCGCGCGGAGGTCGACGGCCGTCCGCTCGTGCTGAAACTCGAACACCTCCAGCGCACCGGCTCGTTCAAGCTGCGGGGCGCGCTGAACGCGCTGCTCGCCGGTGAGCGGCCAGGGCAGGTCGTCACGGCGTCGGGTGGCAACCACGGCATCGGGGTCGCGACGGCCGCGGCGATCCTCGGCCTGCCCGCGACGATCGTGGTGCCCGAAACCGTGCCGGAGGGCAAGGCCCGCCGGATCGAAGCCGCCGGCGCGCGGCTGGTGCGGGCCGGGACGCGGTACGCGGAAGCGGCGGCGGCCGCGCACGAACTGGCCGAGGCTCCGGGCGCCCGCTACGTCGAGGCCTACAACGACCCCGTCGTGGTCGCCGGCCAGGGCACGGTGGCGGCGGAGATCGTCGCGGACGCCCCGGACGTCGACTCGATCGCGGTCGCCGTGGGCGGCGGCGGGCTGGCCGCGGGTGTGGCGCTCGGGTCCGGCGGGCGGCTCACCGTCGCGGTCGAACCGGAGGGCTGTTCGTGCCTGCACCAGGCGCTGGCCGCCGGTCGCCCGGTGGACGCGCGGGTCGACTCGGTCGCCGCGTCGGCGCTGGGCGCGACCCGCGTGGGCGAGGTCCCCTTCGCGGTGCTGTCCGGGCCCTCGGTGGTGTCGCGGGTGGTGGGCGAGGACGAGATCGTGGCCGCCCGAGACCGGCTGTGGGACGAGTTCCGGCTGGCGGTCGAGCCCGCCGCGGCGGTGCCCTTCGCCGCCTGGCTCGCCGGGCAGGTGCCGGGCGAGGTGCCGTGCGTCCTGCTGTGTGGCGCCAACGCGGACTGGACTCCGTGACTAGGCTGGGGATCATGCCGGAACCGATCCTGGTGTCCATCGCCGCCGCGGCCGCCACGAAGGCCGTGCAGGGGCTCTACGAGCTGATCAAGAACAAGTTCGCCGGCGATCCGGAGGCGACAGCGGTGCTGGAGACCGCGACACCCGAGGCACCGGAGACGGTCGAGGTCCTGGCCGAACGACTGGACCGGGCCGGCCGGGAGGACCCCGGGTTCGCCGGATCGCTGCGCGAGGCGTGGAGCCAGCACGGCGACGGCGCGAACAACCAGATCTCCGGCACGGTCCACGGCAACGTCGTGCAGGCACGGGACGTGCACGGCGACATCAGCTTCTAAGATCACCACCGTGGTCGACTGGCATACGGTGCGCACCGAGCGCACGGTGCTCGTGATCGTCCACAACACCACCGCGGCGACGCGGCTGTTCGACATCCTGCCGCTGTTCGCGACCGACCCGCGCATCCAGACCGTCTTCACCTGCCCCGGTTCGAGCGCGTTCACCGCGGGCACGCACGAGTACCTGGCGAAGGCGGGGATCGAGGTCCTGCCCTGGGAAACTGCCCTGCGGATGCCCGCGGACCTGGCGATCTCCGCCAGCTACGGCGGCGGCCTGCACGACGTCGCCGCGCCGCTGATGGTCGTGCCGCACGGCATGGGCTACAACAAGTACCTCGAATCGGAGGGCCGCGGTGGCGTGTTCGGCCTGTCCGGGGAATGGCTGACCCACGACGGCCGCGTGGTCCCGTCGGTCATCGTGCTCTCCCACGAAGAACAACTGGACCGGCTGATCAGGGCGTGCCCGGAAGCCGCGGCGAACGCGATCGTCGCGGGCGATCCGTGCTTCGACCGCATGCTGGCGAGCCTCCCGCTGCGCGAGTCCTACCGGCAGGCGTTCGGCCTCGAACCCGGGCAACGGCTGATCGTGGTGTCCTCCACCTGGGGCGACGCGTCGCTCTTCGGCTCCGACCCCGAACTCGTCCGGCGGCTCGCCGCGACGCTGGACCTGGACGGCTACCGCCTCGCGGTGGCGCTGCACCCCAACATCACGGCGCACCACTCGCCGTGGCAGGTGCGGATATGGCTGGAGGACTGCCGCCGCGCCGGTGTCCTGGTCCTGCCCGACGAGCAGTGGTGGGGCGCGGCGCTCGTGGCGGCCGATCTGACCGTCGGTGACCACGGCTCCGTCAGCTTCTACTCGGCCGCGCTCGGTCTGCCACTGCTGCTCGCCGCCGCGCCGGAGAACGCCGTGGCCCCGGACTCCCCCATCGCCGGCCTGCTCGCGGCGGCTCCCCGGCTCGGCGCGGACCCGCGGCGGCAGATCGACGAGGCGATCAAGGACCACGATCCGGCCACGCTGGCCGCGATCACGGGCCTGACCACGTCGTTGCCCGGCGGCTCCAACCGCACCCTGTCCGACGCGATCTACCGCCGTCTCCGGCTGCGATCGCCGGGCGAGCCGGAGACGCGGGCACTGCCGATCCCCGAGGCCGACATCCCGGAACCACGCGCGCACCTGGTACGGATCCGCTCGTGGGGCGATCACGCGGAGGCCACCCGGTTCCCCGCGGTGGCGCTACGGGAACCGGGCCGGGCTCCGCGGTACACCCACCTCGTCGTGGACACCAGGGAACCCAGTGCGCGACTGCTCGACCTGGCCGACATCGTCGTCCACGACCACCCGCGCGACGCGCGCCGGTGGGTCGGCGAGACCCTGCGGTCACTGACGGGGTGCTCGCTCGCGGTGGCCCGCGACGGGGACACCTGGCTGGCAGGCGACGGCGACGGTTTCCTCGTCCGGCTGAGCGATCTGACCGGTCCCGCGCCGGTGTTCGCCGCGGCACTGCAGGGTCATCCGGGCGGCGCGGAGATCCGGGTGGAACTCGGTGGGACGCTCCGGACGGCGACGGTCACCGTTCTGCGGTGAGCGAACGAATCCGCTCCTCGGCGTCCGCACGTTCCCGGGTGAATCCGTGGTGCGCGAAGATCTCCGCCGCGCGCCGGAGATCCGGCAGCGGGTCCGGGGCCAGGACGGCGAGCGCGACCATGATCTCGCCGCGTTCGCGGTGAGCGCGTCCGGCCTCGGACACGGCCAGCGCCGCCCGCAGCACCTCACGCGCCTCGTCGACCCGGCCGGCTTCGGTCAGCTTCCGGCCGCGCCAGAGGTCGATCTTCGTGACGTTGTAGGGCTCGGACCGCAACCCGTCGGCGGCCTGGTCGAGCAGGGGCAGCGCCGCATCGGGCAGGAGCGCCTTGGCCAGGTGGAAGCGGGCCAGCGCGATCCGCCGCGGCACCCCGAGCCCGAGCGCCCGGCCGAGGTTCTCGCGCCACAGCTTAGCCGCGTCCTCGCGGTGCCCCCGGTCCCATTCGACCAGGCCCAGCGTCTCCAGCGCGCTCGCCTCGGCGGTCTCGCTCCCCGACCGCCGGGCCCGCTCCAGAGCGTCCTCCAGCGCCTCGGCCGCCTTGTCGAACTCGGCGCGCTGCCGGTGACCGAGCCCGAGCTGGAAGCCGAGCACGGCGGCGGCCAGATCGTTGCCCAGCGCGGTCGCCGCCTCGACCCCGCACCGGTTGACGTCGATCATGTCCTGGGTGTGGCCGCCGCGTTCGTACAGCGGCCACAACGCGATCGCGAGCTGGCACACCCGGTGCAGCTCGCCCGCGGCGAAGGCCGCCTCGACGACCGCGCGCAGGTTCGCCCGCTCGGCGTCGAGCCAGCTCCGGGCCGCGGCACCGTCGTCGTCACCGTCCGGCACGGTCAGATCCGGCCAGATCTCCTGGCGCCAGCCGCGGCCCGGCGTGAGCACCGCCTCCGCGCGCAGCGCACGCGCCCAGTAGTAGCCGGTCAACCGCTCGACCAGGTGCGCCGCTCGTTCGGCCCGGTGCCGCGCGTGCGACCTGACCAGGCCCGACATCAGGTACCGGTCCTCGTCGGCCTCCGTGGCGAGCCGGGCCCGCACCAGCTCCTCCAGTGCGTCCGAGGTGTCCTCTTCGTCCTCTTGCAGCGCCACCGCCACGGCCGCGACGTGCACGCCGCCGGTGCCGGGATGCACGCCGAGCACCTGGTAGACGCGTTGCGCCTCCGGTGACAACCGCTGGTACGCGGCGTCGAAGACCGAGCGCACCGGAGCGCTCGGGTCGCGCGTGAGCTTCCGCACCAGACGGGCGGCGGGCTGGGACGACCCGGCGAGCAGGGCCGCGACGACGCACAACGCGGTGGTCGAGCCGTCGCACACCTCGATCAGCCGCCGGATGGCGTCCGGATCCTCGTCGGCCCGGTCCTTCCCGGCAAGCCGCACGAGCAGTTCACGTGCCGCGTCGTCGGTCATCGGCGCGATCTCCACGACGATGGTCCGGATCGCGTTGGAGAGCAGCTCGAGCCCGCCCACGTCGGTGACCAGCACCACGGACCGGCCGTGGCCGGGGAGCAGGTGCTCGATCTGCCGGACGGTCAGCCCGTTGTCGACGACCACGGCGACGGTCTTGCCGGTGGTCCACGACCGCCACCACGCCGCCCTGCCCTCGACACTGCCGGGGATCTCGTCCGGATCGTGTCCGGTGGCGAGCAGCAGATCGCGCAGCGCCTCCCGCTCCTGCTCGGCCTCGTCGGCCCCGGCCGCGAGCGGGACGAAGAACTGCCCGTCCGGGAACTCCCCGAGGTGCTTGTGCACCCACTGCACGGCGAGCGCCGTGCGCCCGGAGCCGGGCTCGCCCAGGATGCGCGCCGCCCTCGGCCAGTCACCGTCGCCGTCGAGCAGGCTGTCCAGGTCACGGAGCTGGCGGTCGTTGTTGACGTAGTTCGGCAGCCGGAGCGGCAGCTGGCTCAGGGCGCTCCGCCTCCGCTGACCGTGGAAGTGAACCCCGCCGGACACGTCCCGGCCCTGGAAGACGGACTGTGCGTCTCCGTCGAACTGGTTCACTGGACGGCTCCCCACCGATCGTCGCGCCATGCCGAGCCGAAGTACCGCACCCCGACGCGCCATATCGCGGTGCGGAGCGCCTGTTACACGGTGTGCAACCATCCTCAGGGCAGGCGGTGCGGGGAGGTGGAGCCGGGGTGCGCCGGGGCGCGACATGGATCACCGGAGACGAAAAAACCCGGGCCCTGAATTCCAGAGCCCGGGTGATTCGGGTGGGCGAGGAGGGAGTTGAACCCTCACGTCCTTTCGGACACACGGACCTGAACCGTGCGCGTCTGCCATTCCGCCACTCGCCCGAGTTGCTGCGACAGCGAAAGGAACTTTAGCAGGCCCGTTCGGGGGCCTTCGCCGGGGGTCGTGTCGAAGGGGGCGGATCCCGATAGGATCGGTGCGAAAGCACATGCTCGCGAAGGAGGGCTCGGGTTCCGTGGGTCGGGTTGAGCGTTTCGATCGACGCCTGGAATCCCTGGTGGGCAATACCTTCGCGCGCATGTTCGGCGGCAACGTCGTCACGCAAGAGGTGGCGCAGGCCCTGGAACGCGAAGGTGAGGACAACGTTCGTGAGCTGGCCGGTGGCAGGCTGCTCGCCCCCAACCACTACACCGTGTCGCTGGGGTCGACGGACTACGACCGGATGGCCGGCGATGAGTTGCGAGTCACCAGGGTGCTCACCGAAGCCGTTTCGGCGCACCTCGCCGAACACGGCTGGGACACCTATGGTGACGTCGTAGTTTCGCTCGAGCGCAACGACGCGCTGCATACTGGACAATTCAAGACCCGTTCATCCGTCGACCCCGACGTCAGCGCGCGTAACGTCGCGGGTGCAGGACGGTCAGCACGACGCAGCAACGCAGGAGACCCAGCAATGAGCCAGCCCCCCGGCTACGGCCAAGGCCAATACGACCAGGGTGACCCGTACGGCCAGCAGGGCCAGTACGGCTACGGACAGCAGGGACAGCCCGGGTACGACCAGGGTGGCTATGGCCAGCCGGGCTACGACCAGGGCTACGGCCAGCAGCCCGGTGGCTACGACCAGGGCGGCTACGGCGGTGGCCAGCCCGGCTACGACCAGGGCTACGGCGGCCAGCCGGGGTACGACCAGGGCTACGGCCAGCCGCAGGGTGGCTACGACCAGGGCTACGGCCAGCCGCAGGGCGGGTACGACCAGGGCTACGGCGGCCAGCCGGGCTACGACCAGGGCTACGGCCAGCAGCCCGGCTACGACCAGGGCTACGGCCAGCAGCCCGGCTACGGCACCCCGCCGGGCGGCTACGGGCCCCCGCAGGGCGGTCCGGACCCATACGGGCAGCAGGGCGGCTACGCCCCGCCCGCGGCGCCGGGCGCCGGACGCCAGGTCCAGGCGGTCCTGCAGCTCGACGACGGCTCGAACCGGAACTACACGCTCAAGCAGGGCGGCAACGTCATCGGCCGCGGCCAGGACGCGGACTTCCGCCTGCCGGACACCGGGGTCTCCCGCCGCCACCTGGAGATCACCTGGGACGGCCAGAGCGCGACGCTGGCCGACATCGGCTCCACCAACGGCACCACGGTCAACGGCACCCCGGTGCAGACGTGGCAGCTCGCGGACGGTGACGTGATCAGGGTCGGCCACTCCTCACTGGTGTTCCGCACGCAGGGCTGACACACGCGCCGGTAACCTGCGCCTGCCCGGGTTCGCACCCGAAATCCCGTGTCCCGCAGAATGACTCCTGCGGGACGCCGTGGCGCACGCGTGCCACGGTCGGGAGAACAGAAGGCGGAGACACGTGCCGGAGCTGGTCGTTCAACTCACCAGAGTGGGCTTTCTCGTGCTGCTCTGGCTGTTCGTGCTGGCTGCCCTGCGGGTGGTGCGCTCGGACCTGTACGCCGCGTCGGGCCTGAAGGTGGCCATGCCCGGCCTGCGCCGGTCCAAGGAGCAGAAGAAGCCGCGAGGCGGCGCCAAGACGCCCCGCCAGCTGCTCGTCACGCACGGTGCGCTGTCCGGCACGCGGATCACGCTCGACGGCAGGCCGATCACGATCGGCCGCGCCGACGACTCCACACTGGTGCTGGACGACGACTACGCCTCGACCCGGCACGCCCGGCTGGTCCTGCGCGGAACGGACTGGTACGTGGAAGATCTGGGATCGACCAACGGCACCTACCTGGACCGGGCTAAGGTCACTGCACCCCTCCGAGTTCCACTCGGTGTCCCCATCCGGATCGGCAAGACGGTGATCGAGCTTCGCCCATGACACTCGTTCTTCGCTACGCGGCCCGCAGCGACCGCGGCCTGGTGCGGTCGAGCAACCAGGACTCGGTGTACGCGGGCCCCCGCCTGCTCGCACTCGCCGACGGCATGGGTGGCCATGCCGCGGGTGAGGTGGCCAGCAAGGTCGTGATCGCCTCGCTCGCCCCGCTCGACGACGACGAACCCGGCGACGACCTGCTGACCATGCTCAGAGACGCGGTGGCGGGCGGCAACGCGGCCATCAGCGAGCTGGTGGCGAACGACCCCGACCTCGACGGTATGGGCACCACGCTCACCGCGATGCTCTTCTCGGGCTCGCGCCTGGGCATGGTGCACGTCGGCGACTCGCGGGCCTACATGTTCCGCAACGGCGCGCTCGCGCAGATCACACGCGACGACAGCTTCGTCAACGAGCTGCTCGAACAGGGCCGCATCACGGCGGACCAGGCCGCGACCCACCCGCAGCGTTCACTGCTGCTCAAGGCCCTCACCGGGCACGAGGTGGAGCCGAGCCTGACCGTGCGCGAGGCCCGCGCGGGCGACCGGTACCTGCTGTGCTCGGACGGCCTGTCCGGC containing:
- a CDS encoding LysR substrate-binding domain-containing protein codes for the protein MLVAERLRVLVEVAHAGSIATAARTMGFTASALSQQLARLEREAGCALLERRATGTSLTEAGRVLVRHGEAIVGELREAEQALAALRDRPPATLTVGTFATAGQVLLPQVIGEFRRTHPETRLRLADLEPPEGYDLVVSGELDLLITHRYPGRHLPPARGLTRVPLLADRLRLVLPPRHPAAGKDEVKLVDLAADDWISADRACLDLLAARDGIEPRIAYETKDYAAILALVRAGLGAALVPATVVRDADGIVVRDLAGSTLDREIHAVHRPRPAAHVSALVGLLTRVASRLS
- a CDS encoding serine/threonine dehydratase, producing MTTTVVPDVTAAADRIRPHVRHTPLLRAEVDGRPLVLKLEHLQRTGSFKLRGALNALLAGERPGQVVTASGGNHGIGVATAAAILGLPATIVVPETVPEGKARRIEAAGARLVRAGTRYAEAAAAAHELAEAPGARYVEAYNDPVVVAGQGTVAAEIVADAPDVDSIAVAVGGGGLAAGVALGSGGRLTVAVEPEGCSCLHQALAAGRPVDARVDSVAASALGATRVGEVPFAVLSGPSVVSRVVGEDEIVAARDRLWDEFRLAVEPAAAVPFAAWLAGQVPGEVPCVLLCGANADWTP
- a CDS encoding DUF3662 and FHA domain-containing protein, whose amino-acid sequence is MGRVERFDRRLESLVGNTFARMFGGNVVTQEVAQALEREGEDNVRELAGGRLLAPNHYTVSLGSTDYDRMAGDELRVTRVLTEAVSAHLAEHGWDTYGDVVVSLERNDALHTGQFKTRSSVDPDVSARNVAGAGRSARRSNAGDPAMSQPPGYGQGQYDQGDPYGQQGQYGYGQQGQPGYDQGGYGQPGYDQGYGQQPGGYDQGGYGGGQPGYDQGYGGQPGYDQGYGQPQGGYDQGYGQPQGGYDQGYGGQPGYDQGYGQQPGYDQGYGQQPGYGTPPGGYGPPQGGPDPYGQQGGYAPPAAPGAGRQVQAVLQLDDGSNRNYTLKQGGNVIGRGQDADFRLPDTGVSRRHLEITWDGQSATLADIGSTNGTTVNGTPVQTWQLADGDVIRVGHSSLVFRTQG
- a CDS encoding FHA domain-containing protein FhaB/FipA; protein product: MPELVVQLTRVGFLVLLWLFVLAALRVVRSDLYAASGLKVAMPGLRRSKEQKKPRGGAKTPRQLLVTHGALSGTRITLDGRPITIGRADDSTLVLDDDYASTRHARLVLRGTDWYVEDLGSTNGTYLDRAKVTAPLRVPLGVPIRIGKTVIELRP